A genomic stretch from Bacillus sp. E(2018) includes:
- a CDS encoding PhoH family protein translates to MSETKRLNSLQLENTTEAASLFGPNDAFLKVIEDKLNVSIVTRGEDILVSGELDKAEMVEETLFVLLKLVRKGIKISERDIVYAVQLAEKNMLDELSELYEEDIAVTAKGKPIRVKTLGQRHYVQSMRKRDLVFGIGPAGTGKTYLAVVMAVNALKEGKMKKIVLTRPAVEAGESLGFLPGDLKEKVDPYLRPLYDALHDLLGAEHTERLIERGTIEIAPLAYMRGRTLDESFVILDEAQNTTPEQMKMFITRLGFGSKMVITGDLTQIDLPRGKESGLKVTEKRLESVKGIDFIYLKQLDVVRHPLVQRIIEAYETYED, encoded by the coding sequence TTGTCAGAAACGAAAAGACTTAATTCATTACAACTCGAAAATACGACAGAAGCAGCTTCACTCTTTGGACCTAATGATGCCTTTTTAAAGGTGATTGAAGACAAGCTTAACGTAAGCATAGTCACCAGAGGAGAAGACATTTTAGTATCAGGTGAACTGGATAAAGCAGAAATGGTTGAAGAAACTTTGTTTGTCTTGCTGAAATTGGTGCGAAAAGGTATCAAGATCTCAGAAAGAGACATCGTTTATGCTGTTCAGCTTGCAGAAAAAAATATGCTGGATGAATTAAGTGAACTTTATGAAGAAGATATTGCTGTAACGGCAAAAGGTAAACCTATTCGTGTAAAAACACTCGGCCAGCGACATTATGTGCAGTCCATGAGAAAGCGCGACCTTGTTTTTGGTATCGGTCCTGCTGGAACAGGTAAAACCTATCTTGCAGTAGTTATGGCAGTCAACGCGTTAAAAGAAGGTAAGATGAAAAAGATCGTGCTCACCCGTCCTGCGGTTGAAGCAGGTGAGAGCCTAGGATTTCTCCCGGGTGATCTTAAAGAAAAAGTAGATCCTTATCTGCGACCCCTCTATGATGCTCTACATGACCTTCTAGGAGCTGAACATACCGAGAGGCTGATTGAGCGTGGTACGATTGAAATCGCTCCACTGGCGTACATGAGAGGCCGTACGCTTGATGAAAGCTTTGTCATTTTAGATGAGGCTCAAAATACTACACCAGAACAGATGAAGATGTTTATAACGCGTCTTGGTTTTGGATCGAAGATGGTCATCACAGGTGATCTTACACAAATAGATCTTCCGCGTGGAAAAGAATCAGGATTAAAGGTAACTGAAAAAAGGCTTGAAAGCGTTAAAGGCATCGATTTTATATACTTAAAACAACTGGATGTGGTTCGTCATCCACTTGTTCAGCGAATTATCGAAGCATATGAAACATACGAAGATTAA
- a CDS encoding HD family phosphohydrolase, whose product MANFRHLLSNYFRLSVATVSFIVMGIILFSLLVSNVTPNVVDVNVYERSPRDIQSPITIPLEDQTEARKKLAEESVKNEYSFNKDLALVQAEALKDLLDIVITITESEEKKKKEDESTLTLDQKVIQLKDSINKSDISDETYIALAEASKAELTNVKNLAPDVVNRVLSEPIMVEEVEEARSEAIQLIRDNNLPYSLRNATEEITRSFIIANRTLDTEKTRQKRKEASDKVEEVVIREGEVLVKSGAVITPEIFDRLKKVGLLDQEMKTYPYYGLFLFVLIVMAGLYYFMKEEREKEHFRKYVTIYALLFTLTLVVMKVLSVSTELGLMSLMYAVPVAAGAMMIKMLFNEELAVVSTIIFAFSAALIFNEQTAGNFNFIMSMYVLFNGISGIVFLGKTQQRSKILQAGFFVSFIAILTVASVLLLQNGKFTSLQIGLDLGCAAISGFISAVLTLGLLPVIESSFNILSVTKLIELSNPNHPILRKVLMEAPGTYHHSIMVANLSEAACESIGANGLLARVGSYYHDVGKTKRPHFFIENQMNMDNPHDKIAPQLSKTIITAHPYDGADMLRAEKIPKEIIDIAEQHHGTTLLKFFYHKAAQLTDKEVSESDFRYPGPKAQTKEVAIIGISDAVEAAVRSLSKPTPVKIDGIIRKIINDRLEDGQFDECDITLKELDIVAKTLTETLKGIFHSRIEYPEETKKVEKQ is encoded by the coding sequence TTGGCCAATTTCAGGCATCTTTTGTCTAATTACTTTCGTTTGAGTGTAGCAACAGTATCCTTTATCGTAATGGGAATCATTCTGTTTTCCCTGTTAGTCAGCAACGTAACTCCTAATGTAGTGGATGTGAATGTTTATGAGCGTTCGCCAAGGGACATTCAATCACCGATCACGATCCCGTTAGAAGATCAGACAGAAGCCAGAAAGAAGCTCGCTGAAGAAAGTGTTAAAAATGAGTATTCGTTTAATAAAGATCTCGCTTTAGTACAAGCTGAAGCCTTAAAGGATTTGCTAGATATCGTCATAACGATTACAGAATCTGAAGAAAAAAAGAAAAAAGAAGATGAATCTACTCTTACTTTAGATCAGAAAGTCATTCAATTAAAAGATTCAATCAATAAATCGGATATATCTGATGAAACGTATATTGCACTCGCTGAAGCAAGTAAAGCAGAATTAACCAATGTGAAGAATTTAGCTCCTGATGTAGTGAACAGAGTTTTATCAGAGCCAATTATGGTCGAAGAAGTCGAAGAAGCAAGAAGCGAAGCTATTCAATTAATACGTGATAACAATCTACCTTATTCGCTTCGAAATGCAACAGAAGAGATTACCCGAAGCTTTATCATCGCCAACAGAACGTTAGATACAGAGAAAACACGCCAAAAACGGAAAGAAGCGAGCGACAAAGTAGAAGAGGTTGTAATCAGAGAAGGGGAAGTTCTCGTTAAAAGCGGAGCTGTAATCACGCCTGAAATCTTTGATAGGCTTAAAAAAGTTGGATTGTTAGATCAAGAAATGAAAACGTATCCGTATTACGGATTGTTCCTTTTTGTATTAATCGTCATGGCTGGTCTATATTATTTTATGAAAGAAGAGCGTGAGAAAGAGCATTTTCGAAAATATGTAACCATCTACGCTTTATTGTTTACTTTGACACTCGTTGTGATGAAAGTGTTGAGTGTTAGTACAGAACTGGGTCTGATGAGCCTTATGTATGCTGTCCCTGTCGCGGCAGGTGCGATGATGATCAAGATGTTGTTCAATGAAGAGCTTGCGGTCGTATCCACGATTATTTTTGCCTTTAGTGCAGCACTGATCTTTAACGAACAAACAGCTGGGAATTTTAACTTTATCATGAGTATGTATGTATTATTTAATGGTATATCTGGAATCGTGTTTTTAGGAAAAACTCAACAACGTTCTAAAATCTTGCAAGCTGGATTTTTCGTTTCCTTTATAGCCATCCTAACAGTAGCGAGTGTGCTATTATTGCAAAACGGCAAATTCACTTCTCTTCAGATCGGATTAGATCTCGGCTGTGCAGCCATATCAGGTTTTATTTCAGCTGTATTAACACTAGGGCTTCTTCCGGTCATAGAATCATCGTTTAACATTTTATCTGTGACAAAGTTAATCGAGCTCTCGAATCCTAACCACCCGATTTTAAGAAAAGTGCTCATGGAAGCGCCAGGGACGTATCATCATAGCATCATGGTCGCTAACCTGTCAGAAGCAGCATGTGAGTCTATAGGAGCTAATGGATTGCTAGCTAGAGTAGGATCCTATTACCACGATGTTGGAAAAACAAAAAGACCGCACTTTTTCATTGAAAATCAGATGAATATGGACAATCCGCATGATAAGATAGCACCACAGCTAAGTAAGACCATCATTACAGCACACCCATATGATGGAGCAGACATGCTTCGGGCAGAAAAGATTCCGAAAGAGATCATTGATATTGCTGAACAGCACCACGGAACGACACTGTTAAAATTTTTCTATCATAAAGCAGCCCAACTCACTGATAAGGAAGTATCAGAGTCAGACTTCAGATATCCTGGGCCAAAAGCTCAAACGAAAGAAGTTGCGATCATCGGAATCTCTGATGCTGTAGAAGCAGCGGTTCGATCGCTTTCTAAACCTACACCAGTTAAAATTGATGGGATCATTCGAAAAATTATTAACGACAGGCTAGAAGATGGTCAGTTCGATGAATGTGATATCACGCTTAAAGAATTAGACATAGTTGCAAAAACACTTACGGAAACGTTAAAAGGAATTTTTCATTCCAGAATTGAGTATCCAGAAGAAACAAAAAAGGTGGAAAAACAATGA
- the ybeY gene encoding rRNA maturation RNase YbeY, which translates to MMLHVEYLNEIDESSAEFQELLSNVLEKAAEMEKTGQAEVSITIVTKERIQEINKEYRQKDSVTDVISFAMEEMGEDETEIIGGEETRFLGDIIICLDVAKEQAEDYGHSLEREMGFLAVHGFLHLLGYDHMNDEDEKRMFGRQEEILEQYGLKR; encoded by the coding sequence ATGATGTTACATGTAGAGTATTTGAACGAGATCGATGAAAGCAGCGCTGAATTTCAAGAGTTATTAAGCAATGTTCTTGAGAAAGCGGCGGAGATGGAGAAAACAGGTCAAGCGGAAGTATCGATAACAATCGTAACGAAAGAACGAATTCAGGAAATTAACAAGGAATACAGACAAAAAGATAGTGTAACCGATGTTATTTCTTTTGCTATGGAAGAAATGGGTGAAGATGAGACAGAGATCATCGGCGGTGAAGAAACAAGATTTTTAGGGGATATCATCATCTGTCTCGATGTTGCAAAAGAGCAGGCGGAAGACTACGGACACTCTTTAGAGAGAGAAATGGGCTTTCTTGCTGTTCATGGGTTCTTGCATTTATTAGGCTATGACCATATGAACGATGAAGATGAAAAAAGAATGTTTGGAAGACAAGAAGAGATTCTGGAGCAATATGGTCTGAAAAGATGA
- a CDS encoding diacylglycerol kinase family protein, producing MIDWKKLFSSFVFAFTGIISTFKSEQNFKIHSFISVIVIIFAVALDFSTERFVLLFIVIGIVLSLELVNTAIESAIDLITERKHPLAKKAKDAAAGAVLVFSMFAVIIGILLFIEPLINSM from the coding sequence ATGATCGATTGGAAAAAGTTGTTCTCAAGTTTTGTTTTTGCTTTTACAGGGATCATCTCAACGTTTAAATCAGAACAAAATTTTAAGATCCATTCTTTTATAAGTGTAATCGTGATTATTTTCGCGGTTGCACTTGATTTTTCTACAGAAAGATTCGTTCTTTTATTTATTGTCATTGGAATCGTTCTATCACTCGAACTTGTAAACACGGCGATTGAGAGTGCGATCGATCTCATAACAGAGAGGAAACATCCACTCGCAAAGAAGGCAAAAGATGCCGCTGCAGGAGCAGTTTTGGTTTTTTCAATGTTTGCTGTTATAATCGGTATACTGCTATTTATTGAACCGCTGATAAACAGTATGTAG
- a CDS encoding cytidine deaminase, producing the protein MNKEQLMEQAKIAREKAYVPYSKFQVGAALLTADGKVYNGANIENAAYSLTCCAERTALFKAYTEGDTKFSAIAVVADTKRPVPPCGACRQVISELCPPEMPVYLTNLKGDVQEILVKDLLPGAFSPEDLND; encoded by the coding sequence ATGAATAAAGAACAATTGATGGAACAAGCGAAAATCGCACGTGAAAAGGCTTACGTACCATACTCAAAGTTTCAAGTAGGTGCAGCTCTTCTAACGGCTGATGGTAAAGTATATAACGGAGCGAATATTGAGAACGCTGCTTATAGTTTAACGTGTTGTGCTGAACGAACGGCATTATTTAAAGCGTATACAGAAGGTGACACAAAGTTCAGTGCAATCGCTGTTGTTGCAGATACGAAGCGTCCTGTACCTCCTTGTGGGGCATGCCGACAAGTTATCTCTGAATTATGTCCGCCAGAAATGCCTGTTTATCTAACGAACCTTAAAGGTGATGTTCAGGAAATCTTAGTAAAAGATTTATTACCTGGTGCATTTTCACCGGAGGATCTAAATGATTAA
- the era gene encoding GTPase Era gives MIKEGYKSGFVTIIGRPNVGKSTLLNKVIGQKIAIMSDKPQTTRNKIQAVYTTDESQVIFIDTPGIHKPKHKLGDFMTRTAQQTLNEVDLILFVINAEEGYGRGDQFIIDRLQNVKNPVFLVINKIDKVHPDQLLPLIDMYRNKLDVAEVVPISALNGNNVDTLLEQIVSYMEEGPQFYPEDQVTDHPERFITAELIREKVLHLTREEIPHSVAVVIEEMKEREEKNVVFVNATIIVERSSQKGIIIGKQGKMLKEVGKRARADIETLLGSRVFLELYVKVQNDWRNRQKQLTEFGFNEDEY, from the coding sequence ATGATTAAAGAAGGCTATAAATCAGGTTTTGTAACGATTATCGGCAGACCTAACGTAGGTAAATCCACTCTTCTAAACAAAGTGATCGGACAGAAAATCGCCATAATGAGTGACAAGCCTCAAACAACAAGAAATAAGATACAAGCCGTTTATACAACAGATGAGTCCCAAGTCATCTTTATTGATACACCTGGTATTCATAAACCGAAGCACAAGCTAGGCGATTTTATGACGAGAACAGCTCAGCAGACGTTAAATGAAGTCGACCTTATCCTATTTGTGATTAATGCAGAAGAAGGGTATGGCCGAGGTGATCAGTTTATCATCGACAGACTTCAAAACGTGAAAAATCCTGTCTTTTTAGTCATAAACAAAATCGATAAAGTACATCCTGATCAATTGTTGCCGTTGATTGATATGTATAGAAATAAGTTAGACGTTGCTGAAGTCGTGCCCATTTCTGCTCTTAACGGAAACAATGTGGACACCCTTCTTGAACAGATCGTTTCCTACATGGAAGAAGGACCTCAATTCTACCCAGAAGATCAAGTAACTGATCACCCGGAGCGCTTTATTACAGCAGAATTGATCCGCGAGAAAGTTCTACATCTTACTCGTGAAGAAATCCCTCATTCCGTAGCTGTAGTCATTGAAGAGATGAAGGAACGTGAAGAAAAGAACGTTGTATTTGTAAACGCAACAATCATCGTTGAACGCTCATCTCAAAAAGGAATCATCATCGGTAAACAAGGAAAGATGTTAAAAGAGGTCGGAAAAAGAGCGAGAGCAGACATCGAAACTCTCTTAGGATCTCGTGTCTTCTTAGAATTGTACGTAAAAGTACAAAACGACTGGAGAAACCGCCAAAAGCAGCTAACCGAGTTCGGCTTTAACGAGGATGAGTACTAA
- a CDS encoding YqzL family protein, with translation MKEFTWKVFCETGSIDTYLLYKELDHEITALSAVIPYEESLEEPPFH, from the coding sequence ATGAAGGAATTTACTTGGAAAGTATTCTGTGAGACGGGCAGTATTGATACCTATTTGTTATACAAAGAGCTAGACCATGAAATAACAGCATTATCAGCAGTTATTCCTTATGAAGAGTCTCTTGAGGAACCTCCATTTCATTAA
- the recO gene encoding DNA repair protein RecO encodes MLYKVEGIVIKTVPYGESNTIITLYTKEFGKVGVMARGAKKPKSRFTSITQLFTYGIFVFQKGRGLGTLQQGEALSSFRKIREDLVKTAYAAYLVELLDRNTSEDDLKPDLFGWIKQSLEYINHGIDPEVITFLFEIKIMKTSGIVPELSKCVSCHSTEGDFSFSIREGGFLCERCSYKDPYRMRISRGAVKLLHMFYHLDLARLGNVSLKKETKRELRMLFDAYMDEYSGVFLKSKKFLKQLDDLS; translated from the coding sequence TTGCTTTATAAAGTGGAAGGAATCGTCATTAAAACCGTTCCGTATGGTGAATCCAATACGATCATCACTTTGTATACAAAAGAATTTGGGAAAGTCGGCGTAATGGCAAGAGGAGCCAAAAAGCCCAAAAGCCGCTTTACTTCCATTACGCAGCTTTTTACATACGGAATTTTTGTTTTTCAAAAAGGCCGAGGGCTCGGAACTTTACAGCAAGGCGAGGCGCTTTCTTCTTTTAGAAAAATAAGAGAAGATCTCGTTAAAACCGCGTATGCGGCATATTTAGTAGAACTATTAGACAGAAACACTTCCGAAGATGATCTTAAACCCGATCTTTTCGGATGGATCAAACAATCCTTAGAATATATCAATCATGGGATAGATCCCGAGGTTATCACCTTTTTATTCGAAATAAAAATAATGAAAACGTCCGGAATCGTACCTGAACTGAGTAAATGTGTTTCATGTCACTCAACAGAAGGCGATTTTTCTTTCTCGATTAGAGAAGGAGGTTTCCTTTGTGAGAGGTGTTCCTACAAAGATCCATATAGAATGAGGATCTCACGGGGGGCAGTAAAACTACTTCATATGTTCTATCACCTTGATCTTGCGAGGCTTGGAAACGTTTCTTTAAAAAAAGAAACAAAAAGAGAGCTACGAATGTTGTTTGACGCCTATATGGACGAATATTCAGGAGTGTTTTTAAAATCAAAGAAGTTTCTGAAACAATTAGATGATTTATCGTGA
- a CDS encoding helix-turn-helix transcriptional regulator, producing MRISITHWMRQKVVYTIELNKRQQKIIEIVKDNGPITGEQIADQLDLTRATLRPDLAILTMAGYLDARPRVGYFYTGKTGSQLLTEKIKKIKVAEFTSMPVVVQDSATVYEAICTMFLEDVGTLFIINKNGHLAGVASRKDLLRASMGKQEINSIPINIIMTRMPNITYCFKEDYLLDIAHILIRKQIDCLPVVKRSDDESGLDVVGRITKTNITKAFVELAHDELL from the coding sequence ATGAGAATAAGTATAACACATTGGATGCGGCAAAAGGTGGTGTACACGATCGAACTTAATAAGAGGCAGCAAAAAATCATTGAAATTGTTAAAGATAATGGACCAATTACAGGAGAACAAATCGCAGATCAACTTGATCTTACAAGAGCTACACTCAGACCCGATCTTGCCATTCTAACGATGGCAGGTTATTTAGATGCAAGACCAAGAGTCGGTTATTTTTATACCGGGAAAACGGGTTCTCAGCTCCTAACAGAAAAAATAAAAAAGATTAAAGTTGCAGAATTCACATCGATGCCTGTCGTTGTTCAAGATTCAGCGACCGTATACGAAGCTATATGTACGATGTTTTTGGAGGATGTTGGTACCTTATTTATCATTAATAAGAACGGACATCTCGCAGGCGTAGCTTCAAGAAAAGATTTATTAAGAGCAAGCATGGGGAAACAAGAGATCAACAGTATCCCAATCAACATTATTATGACAAGAATGCCTAATATCACATATTGCTTTAAAGAAGATTATCTATTAGATATCGCACACATCTTAATCAGAAAACAAATTGATTGTCTTCCAGTCGTAAAACGCTCAGACGATGAGAGTGGTTTAGATGTAGTTGGAAGAATCACGAAGACAAACATCACAAAGGCTTTTGTAGAACTAGCACATGACGAATTACTATAA
- a CDS encoding pyruvate, water dikinase regulatory protein, with protein sequence MTGRPIVYVVSDSVGETAELVVKAAASQFNSNGIEIKRVPYVEDKETIDEVISLAKDHNGIIAFTLVVPEISEYVAKQAALHNIPTVDIMGPIMNQLQSRLNQVPRYEPGVVHKLDDDYFRKVEAIEFAVKYDDGRDPRGILKADVVLIGVSRTSKTPLSQYLAHKRLKVANVPIVPEVEPPEELFKVSPNKCFGLKITPEKLNDIRRERLKALGLNSEANYANMERIKHELVYFNKIVDQIGCRVVEVSNKAVEESANVIYNLFQGKSYK encoded by the coding sequence ATGACAGGACGTCCTATCGTATATGTCGTTTCCGATTCAGTCGGAGAAACGGCAGAGTTGGTTGTTAAAGCGGCGGCGAGCCAATTTAATTCAAATGGAATAGAGATTAAGAGAGTTCCCTATGTGGAAGATAAAGAGACGATTGATGAAGTTATCTCATTAGCGAAGGATCACAACGGGATCATCGCGTTTACACTGGTCGTGCCTGAAATAAGCGAGTACGTCGCTAAGCAGGCTGCGTTGCACAACATCCCTACAGTGGACATTATGGGTCCGATTATGAATCAGCTGCAATCTCGGCTGAATCAAGTTCCGAGATATGAACCCGGAGTCGTGCATAAGCTTGATGATGATTATTTTCGAAAAGTAGAAGCTATTGAGTTTGCCGTAAAATATGACGATGGCAGAGATCCTAGAGGGATATTAAAAGCGGATGTAGTACTAATTGGCGTATCGAGAACTTCAAAAACACCACTTTCACAATACTTAGCACATAAACGTTTAAAGGTTGCGAATGTACCGATTGTTCCAGAAGTAGAACCGCCGGAAGAATTGTTTAAAGTTTCACCTAACAAATGTTTCGGTCTTAAGATAACGCCTGAGAAATTAAATGATATACGTAGAGAACGTTTAAAAGCGCTTGGTTTAAACTCTGAAGCGAACTATGCAAACATGGAAAGAATTAAGCACGAGCTCGTCTACTTTAATAAGATCGTTGATCAGATCGGATGCAGAGTGGTTGAGGTCTCAAATAAGGCTGTGGAAGAATCAGCTAACGTCATCTACAATTTATTCCAGGGAAAGTCTTATAAATAA
- a CDS encoding DUF188 domain-containing protein has protein sequence MENFIGNIFVDADACPVVIKEEIFKFSKIFDFEPIFVTSYAHASNTDQPGRWILVDASPEEVDLYIHNHSKRNDLVVTQDHALASLLLSKGVYVITPRGKQFQENEMGQVLHERYMSAKARRSGKHSKGPAKFRKEDTERFCTVFCEILSNVEGK, from the coding sequence ATGGAAAATTTTATTGGTAATATATTTGTAGATGCAGATGCTTGTCCTGTTGTGATAAAGGAAGAAATTTTCAAGTTCTCCAAAATATTTGACTTTGAACCCATATTCGTTACATCTTACGCTCACGCGAGTAACACGGACCAGCCTGGCCGTTGGATATTGGTCGATGCAAGTCCTGAAGAAGTTGATCTTTACATACATAATCATTCTAAAAGAAATGATCTTGTTGTGACTCAAGATCATGCCCTCGCAAGCCTTCTTCTTTCAAAAGGGGTTTACGTTATCACCCCAAGAGGGAAACAGTTTCAAGAGAATGAAATGGGACAAGTGCTTCATGAACGTTATATGTCTGCAAAAGCTAGGCGTTCTGGCAAGCATTCTAAAGGACCTGCTAAATTTAGAAAAGAGGACACAGAAAGATTCTGCACAGTTTTTTGCGAAATCCTGTCGAATGTTGAAGGAAAATAG
- the dnaG gene encoding DNA primase, producing MERIPEDLIEKVRSSSDIVDVISDYVPLKKQGRNYFGLCPFHGEKSPSFSVSPEKQIYHCFGCGAGGNVFSFLMNIEGYSFIEAITQLGKKSDIELPQIHQQNFSEKSSDEKKAMTEIHELLAKLYHHCLLHTKQGRPALDYLEKRGFTRESIERFQIGFAPDSWETASQFLQKRGMDLHIAEKVGLIGKRQSDGKPYDRFRNRVMFPIWDRTGAVVAFGGRVLDGKDEPKYLNSPESKIFQKGRTLYGLNLARAEMRQKQHAVIFEGYVDTIAAYRAGVTNGVASLGTSLTEDHAAILKRNVQSVTICYDSDRAGVEAAFRASEILTKQGCTVKISQMPDGMDPDDYISKFGNDSFLKDIIGASLTVMAFKIQYYRRGKNLRDEGERMIYIEEIIQEIARLPKAVERDHYLRQIAAEFNLSLDALKQQQTQTFKQLQRSKDNGPKKRDNNFRIQTLLQKSLLPRNLNAERIVLAHMLKSEEAAFIIQEKLDSGFNVEEHNAIAAYLYAFYEEGNKPNVGLFMQRIDDDKLRKLASELAMLTISEELNEIELADYIRIISSYPLLREIQEKEKQQEDAIRRNEIKLAAQIAQEIMRMKRSLK from the coding sequence ATGGAACGTATACCTGAGGACTTAATAGAGAAGGTCAGGTCATCAAGCGATATTGTTGACGTGATCAGCGACTATGTACCTCTCAAGAAACAAGGCAGAAATTATTTTGGACTATGTCCTTTTCATGGGGAAAAATCGCCATCCTTTTCTGTCTCACCTGAAAAACAGATTTACCATTGTTTCGGTTGTGGAGCAGGAGGCAATGTTTTTTCTTTTTTGATGAACATTGAAGGATACTCTTTTATTGAAGCAATAACACAGCTTGGGAAAAAAAGTGACATCGAACTTCCTCAAATTCATCAGCAAAACTTCTCCGAGAAAAGCTCTGACGAGAAAAAAGCGATGACTGAGATTCATGAGTTGTTGGCTAAATTGTATCATCACTGCTTACTTCACACTAAACAAGGAAGGCCAGCTTTAGATTATTTGGAGAAAAGAGGATTCACTAGAGAATCCATAGAGCGGTTCCAAATTGGCTTTGCTCCAGATTCTTGGGAGACCGCATCACAATTTCTCCAAAAACGAGGAATGGACTTACACATCGCTGAAAAGGTTGGATTGATCGGAAAGAGACAATCTGATGGAAAACCGTATGATCGATTTAGAAATCGAGTCATGTTTCCGATTTGGGATCGTACAGGTGCAGTGGTTGCTTTTGGTGGCCGGGTTTTAGATGGAAAGGACGAACCGAAGTATCTTAACAGTCCAGAGTCTAAAATCTTTCAAAAGGGAAGAACTCTTTATGGATTAAACCTTGCACGTGCAGAGATGAGACAGAAACAACATGCTGTCATCTTTGAAGGATATGTAGATACCATTGCAGCTTATAGAGCAGGAGTTACAAACGGTGTTGCTTCATTAGGTACTTCGTTAACCGAAGATCATGCAGCCATTTTGAAACGAAATGTTCAATCTGTCACAATCTGCTATGACTCTGACCGAGCAGGCGTTGAAGCGGCGTTTCGAGCTTCTGAAATTTTAACAAAACAAGGCTGTACCGTGAAGATTTCACAGATGCCTGATGGAATGGACCCCGATGACTATATTTCGAAATTTGGAAACGATTCGTTTTTAAAAGATATAATAGGGGCTAGCCTAACTGTGATGGCATTTAAAATACAATACTACAGACGCGGGAAAAACCTTCGAGATGAAGGAGAACGGATGATCTACATCGAAGAGATTATCCAAGAAATTGCGCGTCTGCCAAAAGCGGTTGAACGAGATCATTATCTCCGCCAGATCGCTGCTGAATTTAATCTGTCATTAGATGCTCTAAAACAACAGCAGACACAGACTTTCAAGCAACTGCAAAGGTCTAAGGATAACGGCCCTAAAAAGCGGGATAATAATTTTAGAATACAAACACTTTTGCAAAAGTCATTGTTGCCGAGAAATCTGAATGCTGAACGTATTGTTCTTGCTCATATGTTAAAAAGTGAGGAAGCCGCTTTTATCATTCAGGAAAAGTTGGATTCAGGCTTTAACGTTGAAGAACATAATGCGATTGCTGCATACTTATATGCCTTTTATGAAGAAGGAAATAAACCCAATGTAGGGTTGTTCATGCAGCGTATCGATGATGACAAATTAAGAAAATTAGCTTCAGAATTGGCGATGCTTACAATCAGTGAAGAGCTGAATGAGATAGAGCTCGCGGATTATATTCGTATTATTTCTAGCTATCCTTTATTGCGGGAGATACAAGAAAAAGAAAAACAGCAAGAAGACGCAATAAGAAGGAATGAAATAAAACTGGCAGCCCAAATTGCCCAAGAAATTATGAGAATGAAAAGATCTCTTAAATAA